The sequence CGATAGTGAGCTCCCTTGCGAGGCTTGGCCTGGCGCTCGTCTTTCCAGTGTGGTACATCGTGGGGCGCAGGTCTTGGGACCTTCCCGGGCGGCTTGAGGCTGCGCTCTTTGTCGGACTGGTTCTCTATGTCCTCGTCCTGGCGCTGATAGGGTTCTTTGCCCTTTATCCGGAATCTGTGGGGGCGGTCCTGCGGCGTGTCCTCCGCAATAGACGCGTCAGCAAGATCATCCCGGCCCATGCGGCAGATTCATTCCTCGAGAAGCTGAAGGCAGAGGTTGCCGGCTTTCGGGCCGCTTCTAGGACGTTCGTCCGGGAGCGCAGACCTGCGCTCGTGGCCGTTTCGGCGCTGAGCCTTCTCAGCTGGGCAATGGCGTTCTTCATCCCGGTGCTCCTCCTTCGTGGCCTTGGCGTTGACCCGCCCTTCGCCCAAACCATGGGCATCGCCGGCATATTCTACCTTGCCGCCGCATATGCGCCGACGCCGGGGTCTAGCGGGGCAGCCGAAGCAAGCTTGGCGGTGCTCTTCGGGGCGATAGTGCCGTTCAGACTCCTTGGCGTCTTCGTGCTTCTTTGGAGAGGCCTCACCTACTATCTGACGCTCCTGGTCGGGGCCGTGGCGGTCGCCGCGAGTTATCTGCACGGCGGAACGCGCCGGAGCAATGGCGATGGAAGAAGGAAATCTCCTGGTTGAAGGTGTAAGTCGTCATGTCCATTGATAAAGGCCTCACATTCAGCGGGCCTGCCGCAACAGGCGAGCGGCAGGAGGCAAGCGGGCGTTTGCGCACGGTGCGGCTAAGGTCGCGCCGGCGGACGCTCGGGCGTCCGGCGAGGCCCACAAGCACGATACGCCACAATTTCATATACACGACCCTTGAGGGAATGGCGACCAACACTGCCTTCGGCCTCGTCAACCCCTTCCTTGGAGTCTACGCCATCGCCCTGGGGGCATCGAGCCTGCTTGTGGCCCTGCTCACGGCCGTCCCGGCACTCGCCAACGCGCTGGTCTTCCTTCCCGCTGCAAGCCTGGTTGAAAGGCGTAAGGCTCGTCTCCCGGTGGTTCTCCTGTGGGCGGGTTTACACAGGCTGCTTTACGTTGCCCTGGCCCTTGTCCCGTTTCTGCCCGTGCTCCAGACGGGCAAAGCTGCCGTGCTCGTGGCCATAGTCACTTTGATGTCGGTGCCCGGTGCCATCTCCGGTGTGGCCTGGACCGCGATGGTTGGCGACATGTTTCCCGAGAACCGACGGGGCGAGGTGTTCGGGCTCAGGAACATGTACATCGGGCTCACGAGCGTTCTCGGGACGCTTGCGGCCGGATATCTCTTGGATAGTGTGGATTTCCCGGCCAACTACCTGCTGCTCTTCATGACCGCCGCGTGCTTCGGTGGCCTCGGGATTGCTTTCATGTCGAGGATGCGGGAGGTGGCTCCGCCCGAGAAGCCGGGGCAGGAAGCGAGCCAAGGCCTCATATCCAGAGTAAGGGACCTTCTCACCGATAAGGAATACGGCCACAAGTTCAAATTCTTCTCACTGAGCTGCTTCATGCTTTGGTTCGGGTTCGGGTTCACTGCCGCGATGTGGCCCATATACCACGTCGAAGTCCTGTCCCTTTCCAATGCCACGATCGGTGCGTTTGCGACGCTCGCGGGGATCGCCACGGTCGTGGGCTCAGTATACTGGGGAAAAGTCGTGTCCCGCCGGGGCAACAGGATCGTCCTGCTCATCTGCATGGCGGGGATGGCGCTCTTCCCCGCGGCCTACATGCTTTCGCGGTCGGTGTCGTACCTTTATGGGATGCAGCTCATATCGGGGTTCTGCATGGGCGGCATCAACCTTGCCGTGTTCAATCTAGCTCTTGCGTACGCCAAACCCGGCAGAAGCGCAAGCGCGGTCGCGGTCTTCAACATGTTGATAAACGTGGCGACCTTCGTTGCGCCGTTCCTCGGCGACGCGTTCTACCGGATGTTCGGGATTCAGCTCACGTTCTACGCGGGCACGTGTGTCCGCCTGGTATCGCTGCTGCTTCTTTCCAGAATCATGGATCGGCCGGCTCGCGTGATACCGCCCGTACAATGGGTCCGCCGCAGGCGCGTGGCCATCTCGAAGGAGGGGTGAGGGGAATGAAGCTGGTCTTCGCCATCGTGAAGGACAGCGATGCCTCGGCTCTGCTCGACGCCTTTGCGGAAAGGCACATAGGCGCGACTCGGCTGGCGTCGACAGGTGGATTCCTGCGCGAAGGCAACACCACGTTCTTGATAGGCGTGGAAGACCACAGGGTCCAGGAGGTTATCAGCGTTATCACGAAATGTTGCCCGAGGCGAATCGAGGCGGCCCCTCAGTTCACGCCTGGGACGGGTCAGATGCCGTTCGGCGGACTCCCGGTGCAGGTGGAGGCGGGAGGGGCCATAGTGTTTGTCACCACCGTTGAGAGTTTCATTCGCGTGTAGGTGGTGGGGTTGCGAAGACGGTCCCGGCTCTCGGCAAGGGTCGCATGCGATTGCACGATGGGTGCCAAAACCGGCCACTGGCCGCCCGGGCCGGGGCTGGGTTTTGCGAGGCGCCCGCCCGGGGCGCCGCATCCGAATGCAAGCCCGTCAATCCGATAAACTGCCGAAACAGGGCCGAGGACCAACGCACCCTTGCCCAGACGGGCGCGCGTCCGTCTGGGCAGGAGGTGCCGGCCCGGTGTGAAATGCCCCATGGTGGAGGACCGCAGGGCAGCGTTGTAGAAGAATAGACACATGAAACGCACGTTTGCACGCCGCGAAGCTGGCAGCGGGCCCCACGGCAAGACCCGCGAATTCAAGACGATAGTGGCCGGGCTCCTCATAGCGGTGGCGGTCATCTGCCTGGACGGCACAGGTGCGGGCGAGCGCGCCGGGCTTGCCGCGTACGATCTGTGCCACAGAATGGCACCCGGGCCGTTTCCGACGCGGCGCATCGTCATCGTGGGCATCGACGACGATTCTCTTGCGCACCTCGGACCGTGGCCGTGGCCGAGGTCTTACCACGCTAGGCTCATTGAGATTCTCACCCGCGAGAAGGCAGGCGTCATAGGGTTCGACGTGATGATGCCTGACGCGTCCGGCGATGCCGCGGCCGATAACGCCCTCGCTAGGGCCGCCGCGGCCTCAGGTTTAGTCGTTTTCCCCTTCTACGCGGAGAACAAGGTGCTTCCGCGCGGGTCCCACGTCTTCTATGTGGCCGGTGCCAGGAAACCGCCGTATCCGGCGCTTGAGCGCGCGTCCGTAAGTGGTAGCGTTGTCGCGGTGCCGGACGCGGACGGGGTGCTGCGCCGTCACGTTCCCGTCGTGTTGGACGGGGGGACGCCGCGCTACTCGATGGACGTGGAGGTTGTCAGGGTATTCCTGGGGCTTCCGCGTTCGGCTGTTTCGCTTGAGGACGGCGGGCTTCGGCTGGGCGAGCTGAGGGTGCCAATGGATTCCACGGGCCGCGTGCTCATTCGGTACTCCTCTGGGTCACCCGTGGGCCCGAAGTTCGAGACGCTTCCCTACTACAAGGTGATCAGCGGCGAGTTCCCGCCGGGCGAGTTCGCGGGCAAGATCGTGCTTGTGGGCGTAACCGCACATGGCCTTCATGACTTCTACTTCACGCCCCTTGCCACGGCAGGAAGCCCGGTTGCTGGGGTGGAGATACACGCCAATGTGGTGCAGGCGCTCCTCGACGGGCTCATCGTGCGTGAGCCTGCGAGGTGGCTCGCGTGCGCACTGCTCCTCGCGTTTTCAGTCGCGGCCGCGTTAGGGCTGGCGAGGCTTCGGCCGCGGGCGGCCTGCGTTGCAGCCTTCCTGGCAGTGGCCTGCATTGCCTGCCTTAGCTTGACCCTTTTCGCACGGGCGAGCATCTGGGCCAACCCCGTGCCGGTCATGGTGGTCCTTGCCGTCGTGTTGGCGCGCCACATCGTAGTCTCGTATGCGCGCACCGAAGCCGAGCGGGACAGGACGAGGACGACGCTCGGACGGTATCTATCACCAGCCGTGGTCGAGGAGGTCCTCAAAGCCCCTGGGAGAGTCGCCCTCGGAGGGAGGCGGCTCGACGTCACTGTCATGTTCGCGGACATCCGGGGCTTCACGTCGTTCGCCGAGGGAAGGGACCCCGAGCATGTCGTGGAAGTGCTGAACGCCTGCCTCTCAATGATGGTGGAGGCCGTCTTCAGAGAAGGCGGCATGCTCGACAAATTCACAGG is a genomic window of Bacillota bacterium containing:
- a CDS encoding flippase-like domain-containing protein; translated protein: MAEPKTPRSTKSLVRGAAGAVLASAFAIFVIMRLTGGREGWASLFRVDPVSLGVAGSLVAAGWVLEAVRIEMLVRALGGRLGFMSALRIALAGAFVACVTPFDTGGEPLQVYLLHRQGIGAGESTAVVAVKTIVSSLARLGLALVFPVWYIVGRRSWDLPGRLEAALFVGLVLYVLVLALIGFFALYPESVGAVLRRVLRNRRVSKIIPAHAADSFLEKLKAEVAGFRAASRTFVRERRPALVAVSALSLLSWAMAFFIPVLLLRGLGVDPPFAQTMGIAGIFYLAAAYAPTPGSSGAAEASLAVLFGAIVPFRLLGVFVLLWRGLTYYLTLLVGAVAVAASYLHGGTRRSNGDGRRKSPG
- a CDS encoding adenylate/guanylate cyclase domain-containing protein encodes the protein MKRTFARREAGSGPHGKTREFKTIVAGLLIAVAVICLDGTGAGERAGLAAYDLCHRMAPGPFPTRRIVIVGIDDDSLAHLGPWPWPRSYHARLIEILTREKAGVIGFDVMMPDASGDAAADNALARAAAASGLVVFPFYAENKVLPRGSHVFYVAGARKPPYPALERASVSGSVVAVPDADGVLRRHVPVVLDGGTPRYSMDVEVVRVFLGLPRSAVSLEDGGLRLGELRVPMDSTGRVLIRYSSGSPVGPKFETLPYYKVISGEFPPGEFAGKIVLVGVTAHGLHDFYFTPLATAGSPVAGVEIHANVVQALLDGLIVREPARWLACALLLAFSVAAALGLARLRPRAACVAAFLAVACIACLSLTLFARASIWANPVPVMVVLAVVLARHIVVSYARTEAERDRTRTTLGRYLSPAVVEEVLKAPGRVALGGRRLDVTVMFADIRGFTSFAEGRDPEHVVEVLNACLSMMVEAVFREGGMLDKFTGDGVMAVFGAPVPREDHALRAARAALAISRTCGWGPTGGGVAAAHDAGGAGVNDVKLSVGVGMASGEALVGNIGTLARMDYTAIGDVVNIAARLEGMAGPGQVLVCGRTYQAIQGLVEARRVGSVEVKGRSLPVEVYELF
- a CDS encoding MFS transporter, translated to MSIDKGLTFSGPAATGERQEASGRLRTVRLRSRRRTLGRPARPTSTIRHNFIYTTLEGMATNTAFGLVNPFLGVYAIALGASSLLVALLTAVPALANALVFLPAASLVERRKARLPVVLLWAGLHRLLYVALALVPFLPVLQTGKAAVLVAIVTLMSVPGAISGVAWTAMVGDMFPENRRGEVFGLRNMYIGLTSVLGTLAAGYLLDSVDFPANYLLLFMTAACFGGLGIAFMSRMREVAPPEKPGQEASQGLISRVRDLLTDKEYGHKFKFFSLSCFMLWFGFGFTAAMWPIYHVEVLSLSNATIGAFATLAGIATVVGSVYWGKVVSRRGNRIVLLICMAGMALFPAAYMLSRSVSYLYGMQLISGFCMGGINLAVFNLALAYAKPGRSASAVAVFNMLINVATFVAPFLGDAFYRMFGIQLTFYAGTCVRLVSLLLLSRIMDRPARVIPPVQWVRRRRVAISKEG